In Microbacterium soli, a single window of DNA contains:
- a CDS encoding MalY/PatB family protein, with translation MATPVRALPLAQLRERSSEKWREYPDDVLPLFVAETDFPLAPAVTTALERAVRIGDTGYVASRTPLAEAYAGFAQRRFGWTVDPKRIRSTADVSMGVVEILRRVIQPGESVIVTTPVYPPFFDLVDEAGGAVERVPLLDAGTGWALDLQRIEQSLAAGARAVLLCNPHNPTGSVHSAASLDALARLAEQYGAAVVSDEIHAPLTQPSASFTPFLASGEAAQRVGYAVTSASKAFNLAGLKCALMITAAEETASVLRRLPIEVEWRTGQFGMLAAVAAFSPESDEWLDGLLAALDDNRRLLARLLAEHLPEARYRMPDAGYLAWVDLTDLGWGPNPAKQILRQARVALHFGPAFGAEGAGHVRVNFGTSPEILTEAIERIGRARAAISAAAV, from the coding sequence ATGGCGACGCCGGTGCGGGCACTGCCGCTCGCGCAGCTGCGCGAGCGGAGCAGCGAGAAGTGGCGGGAGTACCCCGACGACGTGCTGCCCCTGTTCGTGGCCGAGACGGACTTCCCCCTGGCACCCGCGGTCACCACCGCACTCGAGCGCGCCGTGCGCATCGGCGACACCGGCTATGTGGCGTCTCGCACACCGCTCGCGGAGGCGTACGCGGGCTTCGCGCAGCGCCGCTTCGGGTGGACTGTCGACCCGAAGCGCATCCGCAGCACCGCCGACGTCAGCATGGGCGTCGTCGAGATCCTGCGTCGTGTCATCCAGCCGGGGGAGTCGGTCATCGTCACAACCCCCGTGTACCCGCCCTTCTTCGATCTGGTCGACGAGGCGGGCGGCGCGGTCGAGCGCGTGCCGCTGCTGGATGCCGGCACGGGCTGGGCCCTCGATCTGCAGCGCATCGAGCAGTCGCTCGCCGCAGGCGCCCGTGCCGTGCTGCTGTGCAATCCGCACAATCCCACCGGTTCGGTGCACTCCGCCGCAAGTCTGGACGCCCTCGCCCGCCTTGCGGAGCAGTACGGTGCAGCCGTCGTCTCGGACGAGATCCATGCGCCGCTCACCCAGCCGAGTGCATCCTTCACGCCCTTCCTCGCCAGCGGTGAGGCGGCGCAGCGCGTGGGCTATGCCGTCACGAGCGCCAGCAAGGCGTTCAACCTCGCCGGCCTCAAGTGCGCGCTGATGATCACCGCGGCGGAGGAGACGGCGTCCGTGCTGCGCCGGCTGCCCATCGAGGTGGAGTGGCGCACGGGGCAGTTCGGCATGCTGGCGGCCGTGGCGGCCTTCTCGCCGGAGAGCGATGAATGGCTCGATGGGCTGCTGGCCGCACTGGATGACAACCGGCGTCTGCTGGCCCGGCTGCTCGCGGAGCATCTCCCGGAGGCGCGTTACCGGATGCCGGATGCCGGTTACCTCGCGTGGGTGGATCTGACCGACCTGGGCTGGGGGCCCAACCCCGCCAAGCAGATCCTCCGACAGGCGCGGGTCGCCCTGCATTTCGGTCCCGCCTTCGGCGCCGAGGGCGCCGGACACGTGCGCGTGAACTTCGGCACGAGCCCGGAGATCCTCACCGAGGCGATCGAGCGCATCGGCCGAGCACGGGCCGCGATCTCCGCGGCCGCCGTGTGA
- a CDS encoding metal-sulfur cluster assembly factor: protein MTATLSDQKYDEVTEALKDVMDPELGINVVDLGLIYDLAWDDENDALVIHMTLTSAGCPLTDVIEEETAQALDSVVDRFRINWVWMPPWGPEKITDDGRDMMRALGFAI from the coding sequence ATGACCGCAACGCTGAGCGACCAGAAGTACGACGAGGTCACCGAGGCTCTCAAGGACGTGATGGATCCCGAGCTCGGGATCAACGTTGTCGACCTGGGACTCATCTACGACCTCGCCTGGGACGACGAGAACGACGCGCTCGTCATCCACATGACCCTCACCAGCGCAGGCTGCCCCCTCACCGACGTGATCGAGGAGGAGACCGCGCAGGCGCTGGACTCGGTCGTGGACCGCTTCCGGATCAACTGGGTCTGGATGCCGCCGTGGGGTCCGGAGAAGATCACCGACGACGGGCGCGACATGATGCGCGCGCTCGGGTTCGCCATCTGA
- the sufC gene encoding Fe-S cluster assembly ATPase SufC: protein MSVLEIRDLHVTVETDQGTTPILNGVDLTIKTGETHAIMGPNGSGKSTLAYTIAGHPKYTVTQGTITFDGEDVLSMTVDERARAGLFLAMQYPVEIPGVTVTNFLRTAKTALDGQAPSIRQWTKEVRTSMTNLRMDPKFAQRNVNEGFSGGEKKRHEILQLEVLKPKFAILDETDSGLDVDALKIVSEGVNRAKDATNLGVLLITHYTRILRYIRPQFVHVVVKGRIVEEGGPELADRLEEEGYDRFLDPADPVEA from the coding sequence ATGTCTGTTCTCGAGATCCGCGACCTGCACGTGACGGTCGAGACCGATCAGGGCACGACGCCGATCCTCAACGGCGTCGATCTGACGATCAAGACCGGTGAGACGCACGCCATCATGGGCCCCAACGGCTCCGGCAAGTCGACCCTGGCGTACACGATCGCCGGCCACCCGAAGTACACCGTCACACAGGGCACCATCACGTTCGACGGTGAGGACGTGCTGTCGATGACCGTCGACGAGCGCGCTCGCGCCGGCCTCTTCCTGGCCATGCAGTACCCGGTCGAGATCCCCGGGGTGACCGTCACGAACTTCCTGCGCACCGCGAAGACGGCCCTGGACGGCCAGGCGCCCTCCATCCGGCAGTGGACCAAGGAGGTCAGGACCTCCATGACCAACCTGCGCATGGATCCGAAGTTCGCGCAGCGCAACGTCAACGAGGGCTTCTCCGGCGGGGAGAAGAAGCGCCACGAGATCCTCCAGCTCGAGGTGCTCAAGCCGAAGTTCGCCATTCTCGATGAGACCGACTCCGGTCTCGACGTCGACGCGCTGAAGATCGTGTCGGAGGGGGTGAACCGTGCGAAGGACGCGACGAACCTCGGTGTGCTGCTCATCACGCACTACACGCGCATCCTCCGCTACATCCGCCCGCAGTTCGTGCACGTCGTCGTCAAGGGCCGGATCGTCGAGGAGGGCGGTCCCGAACTGGCCGACCGTCTGGAGGAAGAGGGCTACGATCGGTTCCTCGACCCCGCCGACCCCGTTGAAGCGTAG
- a CDS encoding non-heme iron oxygenase ferredoxin subunit: protein MSAQRVCSASGLEMDTPLRVELDGIAIAVVKDSDGEIHAIGDRCTHGDVSLSEGFVEGKTLECWAHGSAFSLETGAALNLPAYEPVPVFVVQIDGDDVLIDPTVTKEV, encoded by the coding sequence ATGAGCGCGCAGCGCGTCTGCAGTGCTTCGGGCCTGGAGATGGACACCCCGCTGCGCGTGGAGCTCGACGGCATCGCGATCGCCGTCGTGAAGGACTCCGACGGGGAGATCCATGCCATCGGCGACCGGTGCACGCATGGCGACGTGTCGCTGTCGGAGGGCTTCGTCGAAGGCAAGACGCTGGAATGCTGGGCTCACGGCTCGGCGTTCTCGCTCGAGACCGGAGCAGCCCTCAACCTCCCCGCTTACGAGCCCGTCCCGGTCTTCGTCGTTCAGATCGACGGAGACGACGTGCTCATCGACCCCACTGTCACTAAGGAAGTCTGA
- the sufD gene encoding Fe-S cluster assembly protein SufD, translating into MTAPTQAPAEAPRTSAHIDPAAKVAEAGFVPVQTRSERPRSFEPADFGAPTGREVNWMHTPVAQLKPLFEPEPDGAGVTYSFSHRRYVRPALSRGTTPRGEFFVPEDVVSAVAWQGASDAIHLSIPAEEEVAEPIVVTIEGTGGRADAHIVIEALPHSRATVVLRHSGTAQYAQNVEILVRDGAKLTVLSVQRWEDDAIHAAAHQARVDRDAELTHFIVSFGGGVVRVNPNVELSGSGALGRLYGLSFADSGQHLESQVYLHHKGPHTVGDVLYKGALHGSRARSVWVGDVLIGRDAVGTDSYEANRNLVLTEGARADSVPNLEIETGDIVGAGHASATGRFDDEQLFYLQARGISEEEARRLVVLGFLTEIVQRIRIPELQEELLAAIESELAELDA; encoded by the coding sequence ATGACGGCCCCTACACAGGCGCCCGCGGAGGCGCCGCGCACGAGTGCGCACATCGACCCTGCAGCGAAGGTCGCGGAAGCCGGTTTCGTACCGGTCCAGACCCGCTCCGAGCGTCCCAGATCCTTCGAACCCGCCGACTTCGGCGCGCCCACCGGCCGTGAGGTCAACTGGATGCACACCCCGGTCGCGCAGCTGAAGCCGCTCTTCGAGCCCGAGCCCGACGGTGCAGGAGTGACCTACTCCTTCAGCCACCGGCGGTACGTCCGTCCCGCGCTGTCGCGCGGCACGACCCCGCGCGGCGAGTTCTTCGTCCCCGAGGACGTCGTCTCCGCCGTGGCGTGGCAGGGCGCATCCGATGCGATCCACCTGTCCATCCCGGCGGAGGAGGAGGTCGCTGAGCCGATCGTCGTGACGATCGAGGGCACGGGCGGCCGCGCCGACGCGCACATCGTGATCGAGGCGCTGCCCCACAGCAGGGCGACGGTCGTGCTCCGGCATTCCGGCACCGCGCAGTACGCGCAGAACGTCGAGATCCTTGTGCGCGACGGCGCGAAGCTCACCGTGCTCAGCGTGCAGCGCTGGGAGGACGACGCCATCCATGCCGCCGCCCACCAGGCCCGCGTGGATCGCGATGCGGAGCTCACGCACTTCATCGTCAGTTTCGGCGGCGGTGTGGTGCGCGTCAACCCGAACGTCGAGCTGTCGGGCAGCGGCGCGCTGGGGCGGCTCTACGGGCTGTCCTTCGCCGACTCCGGTCAGCACCTGGAGAGCCAGGTCTACCTGCACCACAAGGGTCCGCACACCGTTGGAGACGTGCTCTACAAGGGTGCGCTGCACGGCTCGAGGGCGCGCAGCGTCTGGGTCGGTGACGTGCTCATCGGCCGGGATGCCGTCGGCACGGACTCCTACGAGGCCAACCGCAACCTCGTGCTCACCGAGGGTGCCCGGGCGGACTCGGTCCCCAATCTCGAGATCGAGACCGGAGACATCGTGGGAGCGGGCCACGCGAGCGCGACCGGTCGCTTCGACGACGAGCAGCTGTTCTATCTGCAGGCACGCGGGATCAGCGAGGAGGAGGCGCGCCGGCTCGTCGTGCTCGGCTTCCTCACGGAGATCGTGCAGCGCATCCGCATCCCCGAGCTCCAGGAGGAGCTGCTGGCCGCCATCGAGTCCGAGCTCGCGGAGCTGGACGCATGA
- the sufB gene encoding Fe-S cluster assembly protein SufB: MSDVLIDRPELDGLGVYEFGWHDPDAAGASAKRGLNENVVRDISALKAEPEWMLKNRLKGLALFDRKPMPTWGADLSEIDFDNIKYFVRSTEKQVTSWEELPDEIKETYERIGIPEAERQRLVAGVTAQYESEVVYRQIRDDLEAQGVIFMDTDTALREHPEFFEEYYGTVIPAGDNKFAALNTAVWSGGSFVYVPKGVHVEIPLQAYFRINTENMGQFERTLIIADEGSYVHYIEGCTAPVYKSDSLHSAVVEIIVKKNARVRYTTIQNWSNNVYNLVTKRAIAHEGATMEWVDGNIGSKVTMKYPSIYLVGEHAKGETLSVAFAGPGQHQDAGAKMVHQAPHTQSSIVSKSIARGGGRSGYRGEVRVDPGAHHSSNSVVCDALLVDTQSRSDTYPTIDIRVDDVKLGHEATVSKVSAEQLFYLQSRGIEETEAMAMIVRGFIEPIARELPMEYALELNKLIEMGMEGSVG; the protein is encoded by the coding sequence ATGTCGGATGTGCTGATCGACCGCCCTGAACTGGATGGTCTGGGGGTGTACGAGTTCGGCTGGCACGATCCCGATGCCGCCGGAGCGAGCGCGAAACGCGGACTCAATGAGAATGTCGTCCGCGACATCTCGGCCCTCAAGGCCGAACCGGAATGGATGCTGAAGAACCGCTTGAAGGGGCTCGCGCTCTTCGATCGCAAACCGATGCCCACCTGGGGCGCCGACCTCAGCGAGATCGACTTCGACAACATCAAGTACTTCGTGCGTTCCACGGAGAAGCAGGTCACCTCCTGGGAGGAGCTCCCCGACGAGATCAAGGAGACCTACGAGCGCATCGGCATCCCCGAGGCCGAGCGTCAGCGCCTGGTCGCGGGGGTCACGGCGCAGTACGAGTCCGAGGTCGTGTACCGGCAGATCCGCGACGATCTCGAGGCACAGGGCGTCATCTTCATGGACACCGACACGGCGCTGCGCGAGCACCCCGAGTTCTTCGAGGAGTACTACGGCACCGTCATCCCCGCCGGTGACAACAAGTTCGCGGCTCTGAACACCGCCGTCTGGTCGGGCGGGTCCTTCGTGTACGTTCCCAAGGGCGTGCACGTGGAGATCCCGCTGCAAGCGTACTTCCGGATCAACACCGAGAACATGGGTCAGTTCGAGCGGACGCTCATCATCGCCGACGAGGGCAGCTACGTGCACTACATCGAGGGTTGCACGGCACCGGTGTACAAGTCGGACTCCCTGCACTCGGCGGTCGTGGAGATCATCGTGAAGAAGAACGCCCGCGTGCGTTACACGACGATCCAGAACTGGTCGAACAACGTCTACAACCTCGTGACCAAGCGCGCGATCGCGCATGAGGGCGCGACGATGGAATGGGTCGACGGCAACATCGGCTCCAAGGTGACGATGAAGTACCCGTCGATCTACCTGGTCGGCGAGCACGCCAAGGGCGAGACCCTCTCGGTGGCCTTCGCGGGCCCCGGTCAGCACCAGGACGCCGGTGCGAAGATGGTGCACCAGGCTCCGCACACGCAGTCGTCGATCGTCTCCAAGTCGATCGCGCGCGGCGGCGGCCGCTCCGGGTATCGCGGCGAGGTCCGCGTGGACCCGGGTGCGCACCACTCGTCGAACTCCGTCGTCTGCGACGCGCTGCTGGTGGACACGCAGTCCCGTTCTGACACGTATCCGACGATCGACATCCGCGTCGACGACGTCAAGCTCGGCCATGAGGCCACGGTCTCCAAGGTCAGCGCGGAGCAGCTGTTCTACCTGCAGTCGCGCGGCATCGAGGAGACCGAGGCGATGGCGATGATCGTGCGCGGGTTCATCGAGCCGATCGCGCGCGAGCTGCCGATGGAGTACGCATTGGAATTGAACAAGCTCATCGAGATGGGCATGGAAGGCAGCGTCGGCTGA
- a CDS encoding COX15/CtaA family protein, with amino-acid sequence MTDTRTPGSPALVRGPVLPRALRVTAWLSFIAEVVIIGTGGAVRLTGSGLGCSEWPLCTPESLVPILEIQGVHGAIEFGNRTMTGVVGLLALAVLMLTLYAVSGRRSVVRAVWFALGGVVVAIGVYAAASALALPAAALMSAVLLLAVLAGAVDSVRQDLRRRDLAVLAWLVLVGVMAQAVMGGFTVISDLNPFIIGFHYASSLLLVCVTALFLVRMNQPQDARVATVPRWFAILSHVTGVVLAVTIAMGVLTTGSGPHSGDAAITRDGFDATALAHVHSWPGYLLAALVLVLTISAWALRLPPRGWLLVLILAILVQVAVGVLQARTGLPPVLLGIHMVLAALSAAAYTVVVTRLRRPAEG; translated from the coding sequence ATGACCGACACCCGCACGCCCGGATCACCAGCACTCGTACGAGGGCCCGTCCTTCCCCGCGCCCTCCGCGTCACGGCCTGGCTGTCGTTCATCGCCGAGGTCGTCATCATCGGCACGGGCGGCGCGGTGCGCCTGACCGGCTCCGGACTCGGATGCTCCGAGTGGCCGTTGTGCACCCCCGAGTCCCTCGTCCCGATCCTGGAGATCCAGGGCGTCCACGGTGCCATCGAGTTCGGCAATCGCACGATGACGGGAGTCGTCGGTCTGCTGGCGCTGGCCGTGCTCATGCTGACGCTGTACGCGGTCAGCGGACGCCGGTCGGTCGTGCGGGCCGTGTGGTTCGCTCTCGGCGGCGTCGTCGTCGCCATCGGCGTGTACGCCGCGGCATCCGCTCTGGCGCTGCCCGCGGCGGCCCTCATGTCGGCCGTGCTGCTGCTGGCGGTGCTGGCGGGTGCGGTCGACTCGGTGCGCCAGGACCTGCGGCGCCGTGACCTCGCGGTGCTGGCCTGGCTGGTGCTGGTGGGCGTGATGGCGCAGGCCGTGATGGGCGGCTTCACCGTCATCAGCGATCTCAACCCGTTCATCATCGGGTTCCACTACGCATCCTCGCTGCTGCTGGTGTGCGTCACCGCGCTGTTCCTCGTCCGCATGAACCAGCCGCAGGACGCGCGAGTCGCCACCGTGCCGCGCTGGTTCGCGATCCTGTCCCATGTGACGGGGGTCGTCCTGGCGGTGACCATCGCGATGGGCGTGCTCACCACCGGGTCCGGACCGCACTCCGGGGACGCGGCGATCACGCGCGACGGCTTCGATGCCACCGCCCTCGCGCATGTGCACTCGTGGCCCGGCTACCTCCTCGCCGCGCTCGTGCTGGTGCTGACGATCTCGGCATGGGCGCTGCGGCTGCCGCCGCGCGGCTGGCTGCTCGTGCTCATCCTCGCGATCCTCGTGCAGGTCGCCGTGGGCGTGCTGCAGGCCCGCACCGGACTCCCGCCCGTGCTGCTCGGCATCCACATGGTGCTCGCCGCGCTGTCGGCCGCCGCCTACACGGTGGTCGTCACACGGCTCCGGCGGCCCGCCGAGGGCTGA
- a CDS encoding heme o synthase yields the protein MSTSQAAVTEYSFGQRIRGYFALTKPRVMELLLVSTVPVMFLAQGGLPNLWLIVATVFGGAMSAASAASFNMYLDRDIDVHMKRTENRPLVTGEVSPRGALVFSWVLAVVSTAWLLAFTNWLAASLSAFAIFFYVVIYTMILKRRTEQNIIWGGIAGCFPVLIGWTAVTGSLDWPPFVLFVLIFLWTPPHYWPLSMKYRSDYDDVDVPMLGVTRPASQVGLQVILYAWATVACSLLLVPVGGMGIVYTASALVFGGWFIYESHRLYNRALHGTEPRPMRVFHASITYLTLIFLSVAVDPLLPF from the coding sequence TTGTCGACATCGCAGGCCGCTGTGACGGAGTACTCGTTCGGCCAGAGGATCCGCGGGTACTTCGCGCTCACCAAGCCGCGTGTCATGGAGCTGCTGCTGGTCTCCACCGTGCCGGTGATGTTCCTCGCGCAGGGTGGTCTTCCGAACCTGTGGCTCATCGTCGCGACGGTCTTCGGCGGGGCGATGAGCGCCGCGTCGGCGGCATCCTTCAACATGTATCTGGACCGCGACATCGACGTGCACATGAAGCGCACCGAGAACCGCCCGCTGGTCACCGGCGAGGTGTCCCCGCGCGGTGCGCTGGTGTTCTCGTGGGTCCTCGCGGTCGTCTCGACGGCCTGGCTGCTGGCCTTCACCAACTGGCTGGCGGCGTCGCTGTCGGCGTTCGCCATCTTCTTCTACGTCGTGATCTACACGATGATCCTCAAGCGCCGCACCGAGCAGAACATCATCTGGGGCGGCATCGCGGGCTGTTTCCCCGTGCTGATCGGCTGGACCGCCGTGACCGGTTCGCTGGACTGGCCGCCCTTCGTGCTGTTCGTCCTCATCTTCCTGTGGACCCCGCCGCACTACTGGCCGCTGTCGATGAAGTACCGCAGCGACTACGACGACGTCGACGTGCCGATGCTGGGCGTGACGCGCCCGGCATCGCAGGTGGGTCTGCAGGTGATCCTGTACGCGTGGGCGACCGTGGCCTGTTCGCTGCTGCTGGTCCCCGTGGGCGGGATGGGCATCGTCTACACGGCGTCCGCGCTGGTGTTCGGAGGATGGTTCATCTACGAGTCGCACCGGCTGTACAACCGTGCGCTGCACGGCACCGAGCCCCGCCCGATGCGCGTGTTCCACGCCTCGATCACCTACCTGACGCTGATCTTCCTCTCCGTCGCCGTCGACCCGCTGCTGCCGTTCTGA
- the tkt gene encoding transketolase, which produces MADLQWDDLDRRAVDTARVLAADAVQKVGNGHPGTAMSLAPVAYLLYQRVMRHDPTDVDWLGRDRFILSVGHSSLTQYVQLYLGGFGLELSDLEALRTWGSLTPGHPEYHHTKGIEITTGPLGQGLASAVGFAYASRYERGLFDPDAAAGTSPFDHFVYVIAGDGDLQEGVTSEASSLAGHQRLGNLIAIYDSNQISIEGDTNVAFTEDVRARYESYGWQVLEVDWRRTGEYVEDVKELDDAIAQGRAETAKPTLIILKTIIGWPAPNKAGSESVHGSALGADEVAATKRLLGFDPEQSFVVEDAVIAHTRELGARAAEARADWQKSFDAWAAANPERKALLDRLEAEALPEGIESALPVFEGGTEISTRAASGKILNALAPELPELWGGSADLAGSNNTTISGAESFIPEEWSTHDWKGGPYGRVLHFGIREHAMGSILNGITLHGRTRAYGGTFLIFSDYMRPAVRLAALMNIPSIFVWTHDSIALGEDGPTHQPIEQIASLRAIPNFTVVRPADGNETAAAWLEILRRHGGPVGIALTRQNVPNFARGTGAASGDEFASADGTAKGAYVLAEAPGGTPDVILIGTGSEVQLAVAARETLAAEGVNARVVSAPSLEWFAEQDEAYRESVLPKSVTARVSVEAGSVLSWRGIVGDRGRSIGIDHFGASADYKTLFQKFGITAEAVVEAARESIKENA; this is translated from the coding sequence GTGGCAGATCTTCAGTGGGACGACCTCGACCGTCGGGCGGTTGACACCGCAAGGGTCCTCGCGGCGGACGCTGTGCAGAAGGTCGGCAACGGCCATCCCGGGACGGCGATGAGTCTCGCGCCGGTCGCCTACCTGCTGTATCAGCGGGTCATGCGGCACGACCCGACAGACGTCGACTGGCTCGGACGCGACCGCTTCATCCTCTCCGTGGGGCACTCCTCCCTCACCCAGTACGTGCAGCTCTATCTCGGAGGTTTCGGTCTGGAGCTGAGCGATCTCGAGGCGCTGCGCACGTGGGGCTCGCTGACCCCCGGTCACCCCGAGTACCACCACACCAAGGGCATCGAGATCACCACCGGCCCGCTCGGGCAGGGGCTGGCCTCCGCGGTCGGGTTCGCCTACGCATCCCGCTACGAGCGCGGCCTGTTCGACCCGGATGCCGCAGCCGGGACCAGTCCCTTCGACCACTTCGTCTACGTGATCGCCGGCGACGGCGACCTGCAGGAGGGCGTGACCAGCGAGGCGTCGTCGCTCGCCGGCCACCAGAGGCTCGGCAACCTCATCGCCATCTACGACTCCAACCAGATCTCCATCGAGGGCGACACGAACGTCGCCTTCACGGAGGACGTCCGCGCACGCTACGAGTCCTACGGCTGGCAGGTGCTCGAGGTCGACTGGCGTCGCACCGGCGAGTACGTCGAGGACGTGAAGGAGCTCGACGACGCCATCGCCCAGGGCCGCGCCGAAACGGCGAAGCCCACGCTCATCATCCTCAAGACCATCATCGGCTGGCCCGCCCCCAACAAGGCCGGTTCCGAGTCCGTGCACGGCAGCGCGCTGGGCGCCGACGAGGTCGCCGCCACGAAGAGGCTCCTCGGCTTCGACCCCGAGCAGTCGTTCGTCGTCGAGGACGCCGTCATCGCACACACCCGCGAGCTCGGCGCACGCGCGGCCGAGGCCCGTGCGGACTGGCAGAAGTCGTTCGACGCCTGGGCGGCGGCGAACCCCGAGCGCAAGGCGCTGCTGGACCGGCTCGAGGCGGAGGCGCTGCCCGAGGGCATCGAGAGCGCGCTCCCCGTCTTCGAGGGCGGCACCGAGATCTCCACGCGCGCCGCATCCGGCAAGATCCTCAACGCCCTGGCGCCCGAGCTCCCCGAGCTGTGGGGCGGTTCGGCCGACCTCGCCGGCTCCAACAACACCACCATCTCCGGGGCGGAGTCCTTCATCCCCGAGGAGTGGTCGACGCACGACTGGAAGGGAGGTCCCTACGGTCGTGTGCTGCACTTCGGCATCCGTGAGCACGCCATGGGCTCGATCCTCAACGGCATCACCCTGCACGGGCGGACGCGCGCCTACGGCGGCACGTTCCTGATCTTCAGCGACTACATGCGTCCGGCCGTCCGTCTGGCCGCGCTGATGAACATCCCGAGCATCTTCGTCTGGACCCACGACTCCATCGCCCTCGGCGAGGACGGCCCGACCCACCAGCCCATCGAGCAGATCGCCTCGCTGCGCGCCATCCCGAACTTCACGGTGGTGCGCCCCGCCGACGGCAACGAGACAGCCGCAGCCTGGCTCGAGATCCTCCGCCGCCACGGCGGACCGGTCGGCATCGCACTGACCCGTCAGAACGTTCCGAACTTCGCGCGCGGCACGGGTGCGGCATCCGGCGACGAGTTCGCATCCGCGGACGGCACCGCCAAGGGTGCGTACGTGCTGGCCGAAGCTCCGGGTGGAACGCCCGACGTGATCCTCATCGGCACCGGCTCGGAGGTCCAGCTCGCCGTGGCCGCTCGTGAGACGCTCGCCGCCGAGGGCGTGAACGCCCGCGTCGTCTCCGCGCCCTCGCTGGAGTGGTTCGCGGAGCAGGACGAGGCGTACCGGGAGTCCGTGCTGCCGAAGTCCGTCACCGCACGTGTGTCCGTCGAGGCGGGATCGGTGCTCAGCTGGCGCGGCATCGTGGGAGACCGTGGCCGCTCCATCGGCATCGACCATTTCGGCGCATCCGCCGACTACAAGACCCTGTTCCAGAAGTTCGGCATCACTGCCGAGGCCGTCGTCGAGGCGGCTCGCGAGAGCATCAAGGAGAACGCATGA
- the tal gene encoding transaldolase, giving the protein MSTPTEDLSAAGVSIWLDDLSRTRIHSGNLKQLIETRNVVGVTTNPTIFANSMTNPDDTSYDAQVHELARSGASAVDAVFAATTQDVRDALDVFRPVYDATNHVDGRVSIEVSPDLAHDTDGTIAQAKDLWERVDRPNLLVKIPATKAGLPAIAAAIGAGISVNVTLIFSLERYAEVIDAYLTGLETAKAAGIDLSTIHSVASFFVSRVDTETDKRLAAIGTEEALALKGRAGLANARLAYELYEKSFAGDRAKALLDAGATLQRPLWASTGVKDPALPDTLYVTGLVAPGVVNTMPEKTMEATYDHGVVTGDTVTSTYESSREVFAGLKSVGVDFDDVTQVLEDEGVAKFIDSWHGLLAQVTEGLAAAR; this is encoded by the coding sequence ATGAGCACACCCACCGAAGACCTCTCGGCAGCGGGCGTCAGCATCTGGCTGGACGATCTGTCGCGTACCCGGATCCACTCCGGGAACCTGAAGCAGCTGATCGAGACTCGCAACGTCGTCGGGGTGACCACCAACCCGACGATCTTCGCGAACTCGATGACCAACCCCGACGACACGTCCTACGACGCGCAGGTCCACGAGTTGGCCCGGTCCGGCGCATCCGCGGTCGACGCGGTGTTCGCGGCGACCACCCAGGACGTCCGGGACGCGCTGGACGTGTTCCGGCCCGTGTACGACGCCACGAACCACGTGGACGGTCGCGTGTCCATCGAGGTCTCCCCCGATCTCGCGCACGACACCGACGGCACGATCGCCCAGGCGAAGGACCTGTGGGAGCGCGTGGACCGTCCCAACCTGCTCGTGAAGATCCCCGCGACCAAGGCGGGCCTGCCCGCCATCGCCGCGGCGATCGGTGCGGGCATCAGCGTCAACGTCACCCTGATCTTCAGCCTGGAGCGCTACGCCGAGGTCATCGACGCGTACCTGACGGGCCTGGAGACCGCGAAGGCGGCCGGCATCGACCTGTCGACCATCCACTCCGTGGCGTCGTTCTTCGTGTCGCGCGTGGACACCGAGACCGACAAGCGCCTCGCGGCGATCGGCACCGAGGAGGCGCTGGCGCTGAAGGGCAGGGCCGGCCTCGCCAATGCGCGTCTCGCGTACGAGCTGTACGAGAAGAGCTTCGCCGGTGACCGGGCGAAGGCCCTCCTGGATGCCGGAGCCACGCTGCAGCGTCCGCTGTGGGCGTCCACCGGCGTCAAGGATCCCGCGCTGCCGGACACGCTGTATGTGACCGGTCTGGTCGCCCCCGGTGTCGTCAACACCATGCCGGAGAAGACCATGGAGGCGACCTACGACCACGGGGTCGTCACCGGCGACACGGTGACCTCGACCTACGAGTCCTCCCGCGAGGTGTTCGCGGGCCTCAAGTCCGTCGGCGTCGACTTCGACGATGTCACCCAGGTGCTCGAGGACGAAGGGGTGGCCAAGTTCATCGACTCCTGGCACGGCCTGCTCGCCCAGGTCACCGAGGGGCTGGCCGCCGCGCGATGA